From a single Apium graveolens cultivar Ventura chromosome 2, ASM990537v1, whole genome shotgun sequence genomic region:
- the LOC141704708 gene encoding uncharacterized protein LOC141704708: MTPLRNFLEKGILPLDQREALKIKYRASSYTIINGRMYHRSVSQPLLRCLNTEEQRQALEAVHEGICGEHLVDRIPKICISDNGTQFIRNKFRKFLYHFRIEQRFSSVAHPQGNGAIEAAYKVIFRGIKKRLGEAKGRWSEELLWILWAYRTTPRTSTGETPFRMAYGTEALVPVEVELESYRTEVYNMETNNFRLRANVDLLEEEREAAHQRNMKYLLQPAQHYDSNIKKRSFGVGDLVLRELAALMPTKQGKFQPNWEGPYKVTEVVRPGTFKLEKLSDEAFKNT, encoded by the exons ATGACTCCCCTAAGGAACTTTCTAGAGAAAGGTATTTTACCTCTGGACCAAAGGGAGGCGCTAAAGATAAAGTATAGAGCGTCGAGCTACACTATCATTAATGGGAGGATGTATCACCGATCAGTCAGTCAGCCCCTCCTGAGGTGCCTAAACACCGAAGAACAACGTCAAGCTCTTGAGGCAGTGCACGAAGGAATTTGCGGCGAGCATCTGGTCGATCG GATTCCGAAGATTTGCATCTCTGATAATGGGACTCAGTTTATTAGAAACAAGTTTCGCAAGTTCCTGTACCACTTCAGAATCGAACAGAGGTTTAGCTCAGTCGCCCATCCGCAAGGGAATGGAGCGATCGAAGCGGCATACAAAGTGATCTTTCGAGGTATAAAGAAGAGGTTGGGCGAAGCTAAAGGAAGGTGGTCAGAAGAACTCCTATGGATTTTGTGGGCCTACCGAACGACCCCTAGGACTTCAACAGGGGAAACTCCCTTCAGAATGGCCTATGGAACCGAAGCCCTGGTCCCAGTCGAAGTAGAATTGGAATCGTACCGAACCGAGGTCTACAATATGGAGACTAACAACTTTAGGCTAAGGGCGAACGTGGACTTATTGGAAGAAGAAAGGGAAGCTGCCCACCAAAGGAACATGAAATACTTACTGCAGCCAGCCCAGCATTATGACTCCAACATTAAGAAGAGGTCGTTCGGAGTAGGAGACCTAGTCCTGAGGGAGCTGGCCGCTTTAATGCCCACCAAACAAGGAAAGTTTCAGCCTAACTGGGAAGGGCCTTATAAGGTGACTGAGGTCGTTCGCCCAGGAACATTCAAGCTTGAGAAATTATCTGATGAAGCATTCAAAAACACCTAG